In one Magallana gigas chromosome 7, xbMagGiga1.1, whole genome shotgun sequence genomic region, the following are encoded:
- the LOC105329480 gene encoding calmodulin isoform X1, with the protein MTEQIITLTDEQIAEFKEAFSLFDKDGDGTITTSELGTVMRSLGQNPTEAELQDMINEVDADGNGTIDFEEFLLMMARKMKDTDSEEELREAFRVFDKDGNGFISAAELRHVMTNLGEKLTDEEVDEMIREADLDGDGMVNYEDFRTYASEFVTMMTAK; encoded by the exons ATG ACGGAGCAGATAATTACCTTGACAGACGAACAAATAGCAG AGTTTAAAGAGGCCTTCTCGTTATTTGACAAAGATGGCGACGGGACCATCACGACCAGCGAACTCGGAACTGTCATGCGCAGTCTGGGTCAAAATCCGACGGAAGCCGAGCTACAGGACATGATAAACGAAGTGGACGCTGATG GCAATGGTACGATAGACTTCGAGGAGTTCCTTTTAATGATGGCCAGAAAAATGAAAGACACAGATAGTGAGGAGGAACTTCGGGAGGCTTTCCGAGTGTTCGATAAAGACGGTAACGGTTTTATCAGTGCAGCCGAACTCCGCCATGTCATGACCAATTTAGGGGAAAAGTTGACAGATGAAGAAGTGGATGAAATGATTCGAGAGGCCGATCTCGACGGTGACGGCATGGTGAACTATGAAG
- the LOC105329480 gene encoding calmodulin isoform X2 — translation MTEQIITLTDEQIAEFKEAFSLFDKDGDGTITTSELGTVMRSLGQNPTEAELQDMINEVDADGNGTIDFEEFLLMMARKMKDTDSEEELREAFRVFDKDGNGFISAAELRHVMTNLGEKLTDEEVDEMIREADLDGDGMVNYEEFVTMMTAK, via the exons ATG ACGGAGCAGATAATTACCTTGACAGACGAACAAATAGCAG AGTTTAAAGAGGCCTTCTCGTTATTTGACAAAGATGGCGACGGGACCATCACGACCAGCGAACTCGGAACTGTCATGCGCAGTCTGGGTCAAAATCCGACGGAAGCCGAGCTACAGGACATGATAAACGAAGTGGACGCTGATG GCAATGGTACGATAGACTTCGAGGAGTTCCTTTTAATGATGGCCAGAAAAATGAAAGACACAGATAGTGAGGAGGAACTTCGGGAGGCTTTCCGAGTGTTCGATAAAGACGGTAACGGTTTTATCAGTGCAGCCGAACTCCGCCATGTCATGACCAATTTAGGGGAAAAGTTGACAGATGAAGAAGTGGATGAAATGATTCGAGAGGCCGATCTCGACGGTGACGGCATGGTGAACTATGAAG
- the LOC105329481 gene encoding troponin C isoform X2: MSEFKISEKQLTDAHNTFNLFDKKGDGRVSTKELEKVFKSLALQINDEQLKEWADEMDEEAEGYLTWDQFKVLFERKIRMDEDERELREAFRVLDKGNKGTIPVEDLRWILKSIGDDFTEEELDDMIAETDTDGSGTVDYEEFLKLMMGD; encoded by the exons ATG TCGGAGTTCAAGATTTCTGAGAAACAGCTAACCG ATGCACACAATACTTTTAACCTTTTCGACAAAAAGGGCGATGGGCGGGTGTCAACGAAGGAACTGGAGAAAGTCTTTAAAAGTTTGGCTCTCCAAATCAACGACGAGCAGCTGAAGGAATGGGCCGACGAGATGGACGAGGAAG CCGAGGGCTATTTGACCTGGGATCAGTTCAAAGTTTTGTTCGAACGTAAAATCAGGATGGATGAGGACGAGAGAGAACTTCGTGAAGCATTTAGAGTATTAGACAAAGGAAATAAGGGAACAATTCCTGTAGAAGATCTACgatggattttaaaatcaataggaGACGATTTCACGGAAGAGGAATTGGATGATATGATTGCTGAAACCGATACCGATGGTTCCGGAACTGTTGACTATGAAG AATTCTTAAAACTGATGATGGGCGATTAA
- the LOC105329481 gene encoding troponin C isoform X1 codes for MSEFKISEKQLTDAHNTFNLFDKKGDGRVSTKELEKVFKSLALQINDEQLKEWADEMDEEAEGYLTWDQFKVLFERKIRMDEDERELREAFRVLDKGNKGTIPVEDLRWILKSIGDDFTEEELDDMIAETDTDGSGTVDYEEFKTLMTSD; via the exons ATG TCGGAGTTCAAGATTTCTGAGAAACAGCTAACCG ATGCACACAATACTTTTAACCTTTTCGACAAAAAGGGCGATGGGCGGGTGTCAACGAAGGAACTGGAGAAAGTCTTTAAAAGTTTGGCTCTCCAAATCAACGACGAGCAGCTGAAGGAATGGGCCGACGAGATGGACGAGGAAG CCGAGGGCTATTTGACCTGGGATCAGTTCAAAGTTTTGTTCGAACGTAAAATCAGGATGGATGAGGACGAGAGAGAACTTCGTGAAGCATTTAGAGTATTAGACAAAGGAAATAAGGGAACAATTCCTGTAGAAGATCTACgatggattttaaaatcaataggaGACGATTTCACGGAAGAGGAATTGGATGATATGATTGCTGAAACCGATACCGATGGTTCCGGAACTGTTGACTATGAAG AATTCAAAACCTTGATGACCTCAGATTGA